A single window of Acidobacteriota bacterium DNA harbors:
- a CDS encoding PQQ-dependent sugar dehydrogenase, which translates to MFKFMIRASCCSLLIGIAWFYGSHSRIVSETVSAQTTIQLQSFVSGLAFPVFVTSAHDGSNRLFILERAGKIQLLTPGSTAPQSTPFLDITAKVLTGTTAADERGLLGLAFHPQFKTNRRFFVNYTRRTDGTTVISEFTASAANPNVADTTEKVILTIAQPFSNHNGGMMDFGKDGFLYIGAGDGGSANDPGNRAQNVEELLGKFLRIDVDMPNGAVPYSVPSTNPFFGPTAGRDEIYAFGLRNPWRWSFDRQTGELWAGDVGQGAVEEIDTIQLGGNYGWRVLEGTSCTNLGPASCVGGNFIPPLYEYTHQSGRCSVTGGYVYRGTRGTLTPGTYIFGDYCTGEIFLRENGSVRMALDSPYSISSFGEDEAGELYLVHLGSGTNGVVYRIANPNTPAEQLASVSAANYHSPLAQEFITAAFGANLAVVPQSGSSPLPTNLGGTQVMVTDSAGTNRAAPLFFVSPTQVNYLVPAGTTAGTATVTIISWNGVVSRGTVQINQVAPGLFTANSNGRGVPAAVVERFRANGSHTTEPVAQFDAAQNQFVPLPIDLGAVDDQVFLVMFGTGFKFRSALAAVTATIGGMAAEVTYAGDQGQFVGLDQANIRIPRSLIGRGDVDVVLTVDSQPANTVRVSIK; encoded by the coding sequence ATGTTCAAATTCATGATTCGCGCGTCGTGTTGTTCGCTATTAATTGGAATCGCCTGGTTTTATGGCAGTCACTCTCGGATCGTGAGCGAAACAGTTTCCGCGCAAACGACCATTCAGTTGCAATCGTTTGTCAGCGGATTAGCGTTTCCGGTGTTCGTTACCAGCGCGCACGACGGCAGCAACCGGCTGTTCATTCTGGAACGCGCAGGGAAAATTCAGCTTCTCACGCCCGGAAGCACCGCGCCGCAAAGCACGCCTTTTCTGGACATCACTGCAAAAGTTTTGACCGGAACTACTGCAGCCGACGAACGTGGCTTGCTCGGTCTGGCTTTTCATCCGCAATTCAAAACCAATCGGCGATTTTTTGTGAACTACACCCGGCGAACCGATGGCACGACAGTCATTTCGGAATTCACGGCGTCGGCGGCAAATCCGAACGTCGCCGATACGACGGAAAAGGTGATTCTGACCATCGCCCAACCCTTTTCGAATCACAACGGCGGGATGATGGATTTTGGCAAAGATGGATTTCTATACATCGGTGCGGGTGACGGAGGTTCCGCCAACGATCCGGGCAATCGCGCGCAAAACGTCGAGGAGTTGCTGGGCAAGTTTTTACGCATTGATGTGGATATGCCGAATGGCGCTGTGCCCTATTCGGTGCCTTCGACAAATCCATTTTTTGGCCCAACGGCCGGGCGCGATGAAATTTACGCGTTCGGATTGCGCAACCCCTGGCGCTGGTCGTTCGACCGGCAAACCGGTGAATTGTGGGCAGGCGATGTTGGCCAAGGCGCGGTCGAGGAAATTGACACGATCCAACTGGGCGGCAATTACGGCTGGCGCGTACTGGAAGGCACAAGCTGCACAAATCTTGGTCCGGCTTCCTGCGTCGGAGGAAATTTCATTCCGCCGCTTTACGAATATACCCATCAATCCGGGCGCTGTTCCGTGACGGGCGGTTATGTGTATCGTGGGACGCGTGGAACGTTGACGCCGGGAACGTATATTTTCGGCGATTACTGTACGGGAGAAATTTTTCTGCGCGAAAACGGCTCGGTGCGCATGGCACTGGATTCGCCGTATAGCATTTCTTCCTTTGGCGAAGACGAAGCCGGAGAGCTTTACCTGGTTCATTTGGGGAGTGGAACCAATGGCGTCGTTTATCGCATCGCCAACCCGAACACTCCTGCAGAACAACTGGCCAGCGTGTCGGCGGCGAATTACCACAGCCCTTTGGCACAGGAATTCATCACTGCGGCTTTCGGCGCAAATTTGGCTGTCGTGCCGCAATCCGGTTCCTCACCTTTGCCAACCAATCTGGGCGGGACGCAGGTAATGGTTACGGACAGCGCCGGAACCAATCGTGCTGCGCCGTTATTTTTCGTTTCGCCGACCCAGGTCAATTATCTGGTTCCGGCGGGAACCACTGCGGGAACGGCGACGGTAACGATCATCAGTTGGAACGGTGTTGTTTCACGCGGCACTGTGCAAATCAATCAAGTTGCACCCGGATTGTTCACGGCGAATTCCAACGGGCGAGGCGTTCCGGCGGCGGTCGTCGAACGGTTTCGCGCCAATGGTTCACACACCACGGAACCCGTCGCGCAGTTTGACGCAGCGCAAAATCAGTTTGTGCCTTTGCCGATTGATCTGGGCGCAGTGGACGATCAGGTTTTTCTGGTGATGTTCGGAACTGGTTTCAAATTCCGCAGCGCGCTTGCTGCCGTGACGGCAACCATTGGCGGCATGGCAGCCGAAGTCACTTATGCCGGCGACCAAGGCCAGTTCGTCGGACTCGATCAAGCCAATATTCGCATTCCCCGAAGTTTGATCGGACGCGGCGACGTGGATGTTGTGTTGACGGTGGACAGTCAACCGGCAAACACGGTTCGCGTCAGTATCAAATAA
- the selB gene encoding selenocysteine-specific translation elongation factor yields MKRIIIGTAGHIDHGKTSLVKALTGVDADRLKEEKERGITIDIGFADLTVGDVHFGFVDVPGHERFVKNMLAGVHGIDLVMLVVAADEGVMPQTREHFDICRLLEVKAGLVVITKTDMVESEFAELVEAEVAEYVADSFLQGAPILRVSSRTGEGIEELKKTLGQLAKKVEERDERAVARLPIDRVFTIKGFGTVITGTLIAGRIGVGDELELLPSENRRSRARGIQVHGHSTQEAKAGERTAVNLQGIELDEVVRGQVLVSAGRLAASSMLDVKLRLLKSAPRPLRSRSRVHLHIGTAEVLARVVLLGQTELVPGAECFAQLRLESPTVALPADHFIIRSYSPAMTIGGGCIMDALPRKHKLREGAQVVAQLEKLSAADEVERIALLVEMGGERGMNFTELAARSGSTDETIKRAADSLTKTRRLIAAVATPLLLVSRVEFENLAKQVRALLKSFHTRAPLETGMGREEVREKIFANLPPEIFRAVLAQLTERNEIAAEKDLLRLPTHRVALSAEEQAAKDHLAEIYARAALQPISLEEAIAQAGSQFGIDQARATRFAQMLINSGDLIKVADLIFHRSAIDGLRETLQRQKAEYGAKLDVGTFKDLTGISRKYAIPLLEFLDRQRVTRRVGDVREIL; encoded by the coding sequence ATGAAAAGAATCATTATCGGCACTGCCGGCCACATAGATCACGGAAAAACATCACTGGTCAAAGCCTTGACCGGCGTGGATGCAGATCGCCTGAAAGAAGAAAAAGAACGCGGCATCACCATTGATATTGGCTTTGCCGATTTGACCGTCGGCGACGTGCATTTTGGATTTGTGGATGTGCCGGGACACGAACGGTTCGTCAAAAACATGCTGGCCGGAGTCCACGGCATTGATCTGGTGATGCTGGTGGTTGCCGCCGACGAAGGCGTTATGCCGCAAACGCGCGAACATTTCGACATTTGCCGGTTGCTGGAAGTCAAAGCCGGACTGGTGGTCATCACCAAAACCGATATGGTGGAATCGGAGTTCGCCGAACTGGTCGAAGCCGAGGTTGCCGAATACGTTGCCGATTCATTTTTGCAGGGAGCGCCCATTTTGCGTGTCAGTTCGCGCACCGGGGAAGGCATTGAAGAATTGAAAAAAACGTTGGGGCAGCTTGCCAAGAAAGTTGAAGAACGCGACGAACGCGCCGTTGCACGGTTGCCGATTGATCGAGTGTTTACGATCAAGGGATTCGGCACGGTCATCACCGGAACGTTGATCGCCGGGCGAATCGGTGTGGGAGACGAACTGGAACTGCTGCCTTCTGAAAATCGCCGGTCGCGCGCTCGCGGCATTCAGGTTCACGGACATTCGACACAGGAAGCCAAAGCCGGGGAACGCACCGCCGTCAATTTGCAGGGAATCGAACTGGACGAAGTTGTGCGCGGACAGGTGCTCGTCTCCGCCGGCCGTTTGGCGGCGAGTTCGATGTTGGATGTGAAGTTGCGATTGTTGAAATCCGCGCCGCGCCCGTTGCGTTCGCGTTCACGCGTGCATTTGCATATTGGCACGGCGGAAGTTTTGGCGCGGGTGGTGTTACTGGGTCAAACCGAATTGGTTCCGGGCGCAGAATGTTTCGCGCAGCTTCGTTTGGAATCGCCGACGGTAGCGTTGCCCGCAGATCATTTCATCATACGGAGTTATTCACCCGCCATGACGATTGGCGGAGGCTGCATTATGGACGCTCTGCCGCGAAAGCATAAACTTCGCGAAGGCGCGCAGGTTGTCGCCCAACTGGAAAAGCTGTCGGCAGCGGATGAAGTGGAGCGCATTGCCCTGCTGGTGGAAATGGGCGGGGAACGCGGAATGAACTTCACGGAATTGGCCGCGCGCAGTGGTTCCACCGATGAAACCATCAAACGCGCAGCCGACAGTTTGACCAAAACCAGGCGGTTGATTGCCGCCGTCGCCACCCCGTTGCTGCTGGTTTCGCGCGTGGAATTTGAAAATCTGGCCAAACAGGTTCGCGCCTTGTTGAAAAGTTTTCACACGCGCGCGCCTTTGGAAACAGGGATGGGGCGCGAAGAAGTCCGCGAAAAAATCTTTGCCAATTTGCCGCCGGAAATTTTCCGCGCGGTGTTGGCTCAATTGACCGAGCGCAATGAAATCGCCGCCGAAAAGGATTTGCTGCGGTTGCCGACGCACCGCGTTGCGCTTTCCGCCGAAGAGCAAGCCGCCAAAGATCACCTCGCCGAAATTTACGCCCGTGCAGCTTTGCAACCGATTTCCCTGGAAGAAGCCATTGCCCAGGCCGGATCGCAATTCGGCATTGATCAGGCGCGGGCGACCCGGTTCGCTCAGATGTTGATTAACAGCGGCGACCTGATCAAAGTCGCCGATCTGATCTTTCATCGCTCTGCGATTGACGGATTGCGCGAAACCTTGCAGCGCCAAAAAGCCGAATACGGAGCCAAATTGGATGTTGGCACGTTCAAAGACTTAACCGGAATTTCGCGCAAATACGCGATTCCATTGCTGGAGTTTTTGGATCGTCAACGCGTAACCCGGCGTGTTGGCGATGTCCGCGAAATTTTGTAA
- a CDS encoding translocation/assembly module TamB domain-containing protein, which produces MNQTPNGQSTTTTQPPRRRWRKRLVVALVCLAVILGLAIFGGLMWLRSEKFNAYVADQIKKKLTEFGLRGEIGSFAFTWTPEVARLKDLKVYNQQTGELVASVKSIDVNVNIVDLYALKLSREIEINTLNLEGAEVFLNIDEQGRSNLVGLHEAPPKSQTITFDTSQLLTTLTNAAVHFKDRQHKIEADLTALQLKAKPSATQPPIFNLQLETNSGRVAIESREAKISRLILTAKASSGGADIEQLLLNSDLGEVTGKGKVEDYKAFKYGFDVGSNVKLQQLADFVFPEVALQGQAAVNGKLEGEGEHYKFNGGVTVQDLLIENTKLRGVQIPQLIANGSGNTLKLTVNRANVQSIVVDNVQASSIATNNVNGEIKINGKATQSAFETPTATVAVITWPDSKLSNLTLRDVKTTVQGSKYEVIAAAGLPGGTISGIEFSNATTNARFDNSALALSDVKANALGGTAEAEYTLPMAKGAAQHVKGSFNNVQTAGALAAFHVKDAPISGKTSGTADLSFVGANLRTLNGKISARFEGQSNQTTDAVPLTGDVEITASGGNFNFNQAQFSTATSKLTATGQLNYEGDSDLRVSLTSSQAEELVQIARSIELARPFITENEPQLIGDLKFDGRITGKLNDGILEGDVNAATVGLRDALIGALSGHITASARELKIQNGSITGLNGGSAKIDLFAPLDPKAETGTLVATVNRIGLETILAATGLPDAGDFISGDISGQANLTGLPGALRGTAKISLTDGQIVNQPASLATADLKFDGQQALLELLEVQLPKSHLTATGSFGLQDYAFQAQGKADQVALDSIAESLELKNIAVEGFADANFQIIGKLNKADQTQKQTELDWESFKVELTAIGKNVRVNGRDTGELRLTAHTSPGGRIDAELVTGILATVTNDKSFKPETLKASIELRKPGRPVVIDSDLKELDLAPIIATFTPNLKDQLDGTISGKFHIEGPTADATGKATADLLRGGLTLTTINLNVLDSPITIPTPLTISLDQSQIKLPSTSISGAGMDLNLGGSIGLKDEAAMNFALNGKANLDRLPAFVEGLSLFGRVNIAANLTGTANKPVLGGALDFNGFGFSSADLPVFVSNGNGRIQLSGDQLTIERFQAEANDGSLEISGGMKLVELRPSDWKFDLKTANAEIYYDEFTATVNGNLTLTGTPERQTLAGTILVPLGEYETRIDLDNLLGGGSSDLNFGGFNAGGSSTQQSLIPPIYLDLRVEARDSLLLRGKQINAVGSANFTIAGTLSDPDVRGRIEAESGSVRFRGQRYEITKGSLDLPAGGGEPVLNLVAESDISGYRVYLDMSGQTDAIDLKLRAEPQLTRDEIISLITTGRTETGTIGSQGLPTAGVGAAASLLSSGIISKPTEQFLGLSRFQIDPIIRANANPAARLTVGQQLSRNFYLSYSTNLATEQDQTALSEYTFSNRFSALATYTQGGSAARQGVREGVFTIELRGRQRFSLGFIAPAPDVTAGTTNPTAATNNRPKLPSAQVKVSPIPDLKMDAKDLRELLPVMTQGFSRSLARLGERRLKEYLQEKGYFFAEVNWRCDPVDCTPGKDLRVMYDVDPGQIYDLKEIRIEGTDVIRWQSISDELQSQTESKVGGIPFLKNIPLIGGTVRGLTSNARLNSDEEYIRRYLVDVGYRNARVKSRLAVKPDSDDLIVIFDVDEGQQSDIADIILRGNTLIPANDLREVVPIQKDEAFSLTRARLGSQAIQRLYAEHGYLDANAELQIVELDEDSVQLVYQINEGARAIISDIEIKGITKTGPGWIRRYYDFKPGDVLTPGKITRTQRDLYATNAFREVAIRAEPIGGDDGSAHKVTLNLTEAKPLLFVYGLGYSTDDGARGLMEIANTNLGGSLDALSLRLRGSRREQFAQLSFTDLRPFGTRLPTTISVFYDRNGNLLPFTRQRQIHDVSDPGGTREDVPNSEPFGLNRFAAFIQTERKLDERTSLRFRYNLERAKLFNEQNLPETEITRNEQAIRLGMFSIGFTHDTRDNVLNPSNGQLISFDHSIASRFMGGTESFNKFFGTYQRYKTFATFAPLLRNTTFAFSARLGIADTFRDTDRNNDGIISDSEKRLPISERFFSGGATTLRGFRFETAGPQDVLFNANQNPQPGQPFILPTLVPVGGDAVAVFNFEMRYPLTERLRLVPFYDLGNVFRRINDVSWKNMTHTVGVGLRVNTPLGPVGVDYGFLLNPPSFAVPGVSGAFLQQPRGAIHIRFGQTF; this is translated from the coding sequence ATGAACCAAACGCCGAACGGTCAATCCACTACCACAACTCAACCGCCGCGCCGCCGCTGGCGCAAGAGGCTTGTTGTGGCCCTGGTTTGCCTAGCAGTCATTCTCGGTTTGGCGATTTTCGGCGGCCTGATGTGGTTGCGGTCGGAAAAGTTCAACGCTTACGTCGCCGACCAGATCAAAAAGAAACTGACCGAATTCGGATTGCGCGGAGAAATTGGGAGTTTCGCGTTCACTTGGACCCCCGAAGTCGCTCGGCTGAAGGATTTGAAAGTCTACAACCAGCAAACAGGCGAATTGGTTGCTTCGGTCAAAAGCATTGACGTGAACGTGAACATCGTTGATTTGTATGCGTTAAAACTCAGTCGGGAAATCGAAATCAACACCTTGAATTTGGAGGGCGCGGAAGTCTTCCTGAACATTGACGAACAAGGCCGCAGCAATCTGGTTGGCCTGCATGAAGCTCCGCCGAAATCTCAAACCATTACGTTTGATACGTCCCAGTTGCTGACAACACTGACCAACGCCGCGGTTCATTTCAAAGATCGCCAACACAAAATCGAAGCCGATTTGACGGCACTGCAATTGAAAGCGAAGCCGAGCGCCACACAACCGCCAATATTCAACCTGCAACTGGAAACAAATTCTGGCCGCGTCGCCATCGAAAGCCGCGAAGCGAAAATCAGCAGATTGATTTTGACGGCGAAAGCTTCCTCCGGCGGAGCGGACATTGAGCAGTTGCTGTTGAATTCCGATTTGGGCGAAGTCACAGGGAAAGGAAAGGTGGAAGATTACAAGGCGTTCAAATATGGTTTCGATGTGGGATCGAATGTGAAGTTGCAGCAATTGGCTGATTTCGTGTTTCCGGAAGTAGCGCTGCAAGGACAGGCCGCCGTCAATGGCAAGTTGGAAGGCGAAGGTGAACATTACAAATTCAACGGCGGCGTTACAGTCCAGGACTTGTTGATTGAAAATACAAAACTGCGCGGTGTTCAGATTCCTCAACTCATCGCAAACGGTAGTGGCAACACTCTAAAATTGACCGTTAACCGCGCTAACGTTCAAAGCATCGTGGTGGACAACGTGCAGGCCAGCAGCATCGCCACCAACAACGTCAACGGCGAAATCAAAATCAATGGCAAAGCCACCCAATCCGCGTTTGAAACACCGACAGCGACTGTGGCGGTCATCACCTGGCCTGACAGCAAGCTCTCCAATTTGACGCTCAGGGACGTAAAAACGACCGTCCAGGGCAGTAAATACGAAGTCATCGCCGCTGCCGGTTTACCCGGCGGAACCATCAGCGGAATCGAATTTAGTAATGCCACTACCAACGCTCGTTTCGACAATTCGGCATTGGCGCTGTCCGATGTCAAAGCCAATGCGTTGGGCGGCACAGCCGAAGCCGAATACACGTTGCCGATGGCAAAAGGCGCGGCGCAACACGTCAAAGGCAGTTTCAATAACGTCCAAACTGCCGGGGCGCTGGCGGCTTTCCATGTGAAAGATGCGCCCATCAGCGGCAAAACCTCCGGCACCGCGGACTTGAGTTTTGTTGGCGCAAATCTGCGCACGCTCAATGGCAAAATCTCCGCGCGTTTTGAAGGCCAATCGAATCAAACGACTGACGCTGTCCCGTTGACGGGTGATGTGGAAATCACCGCTTCGGGCGGCAATTTCAATTTCAATCAGGCGCAATTTTCCACCGCCACCAGCAAACTGACGGCGACCGGCCAGCTTAATTACGAAGGCGATTCGGATTTACGCGTTTCGCTCACTTCATCGCAAGCCGAAGAATTGGTGCAAATCGCTCGGTCAATTGAACTGGCGCGTCCGTTTATCACCGAAAACGAACCGCAATTGATTGGCGACCTGAAATTTGATGGCCGCATTACGGGCAAACTCAACGACGGGATTTTAGAAGGTGATGTCAATGCGGCGACTGTTGGGTTGCGCGATGCGCTGATTGGCGCGCTTTCCGGACACATCACAGCTTCGGCAAGAGAGCTAAAAATTCAGAATGGTTCGATCACGGGGTTGAACGGCGGTTCAGCCAAGATTGATTTGTTTGCTCCGCTTGATCCTAAAGCAGAAACAGGAACCCTGGTCGCGACTGTTAATCGCATCGGCCTGGAAACGATTCTGGCGGCGACCGGATTGCCCGACGCTGGAGATTTCATCAGCGGAGATATTTCCGGCCAAGCCAACCTGACGGGCTTGCCCGGCGCGCTTCGTGGTACAGCAAAAATCAGTTTGACGGATGGCCAAATTGTCAATCAGCCCGCGAGTTTAGCAACCGCCGATTTGAAATTCGACGGCCAACAGGCGCTGTTGGAGCTGTTGGAAGTGCAGTTGCCAAAGTCGCACTTAACGGCAACAGGCAGTTTTGGCCTGCAAGATTACGCGTTTCAGGCTCAGGGCAAAGCCGACCAGGTGGCGCTGGACAGCATCGCCGAATCGCTGGAATTGAAAAACATCGCCGTCGAAGGATTCGCTGACGCCAATTTCCAAATCATCGGCAAACTGAACAAAGCGGATCAAACGCAGAAACAAACGGAATTGGATTGGGAAAGCTTCAAAGTGGAATTGACCGCCATCGGCAAAAATGTGCGCGTCAATGGCCGCGACACTGGCGAATTGCGGCTGACGGCTCATACCAGCCCCGGCGGCAGAATTGACGCTGAACTGGTGACCGGAATTCTGGCCACGGTCACCAATGACAAGTCTTTCAAACCCGAAACGCTCAAAGCCAGCATTGAACTGCGCAAACCCGGACGCCCGGTTGTGATTGACAGCGATTTGAAGGAACTGGATTTGGCTCCGATCATCGCCACGTTTACGCCGAATTTGAAAGACCAACTGGATGGAACCATCAGTGGCAAATTTCATATCGAAGGGCCAACGGCGGACGCAACGGGCAAAGCCACGGCCGATTTGCTCCGAGGCGGATTGACGCTGACAACCATCAACCTAAATGTTTTGGACAGCCCGATTACCATCCCGACGCCGTTGACGATTTCTTTGGATCAATCACAAATCAAACTTCCCTCAACCAGTATTTCCGGCGCCGGAATGGACCTTAACCTGGGCGGTTCGATCGGTTTGAAAGACGAAGCCGCAATGAATTTTGCATTGAACGGCAAGGCCAACCTGGATCGTTTGCCGGCCTTTGTCGAAGGGTTGTCGCTATTTGGTCGGGTCAATATCGCAGCCAATTTAACCGGTACCGCGAATAAACCTGTGTTGGGCGGCGCGTTGGATTTCAATGGTTTCGGGTTTTCCTCCGCCGACCTACCGGTTTTTGTTTCAAACGGCAATGGCCGCATTCAACTTTCCGGCGACCAATTGACGATTGAAAGGTTTCAGGCCGAAGCCAACGATGGTTCGCTGGAAATCAGCGGCGGCATGAAGCTGGTTGAGTTGCGGCCATCAGACTGGAAATTCGATCTCAAAACCGCCAATGCCGAAATCTATTACGATGAATTTACAGCGACAGTGAACGGCAATTTGACGTTGACCGGCACCCCGGAACGGCAAACGCTGGCCGGAACGATCCTGGTTCCGTTGGGCGAATACGAAACCAGAATTGACCTGGACAACCTGTTGGGCGGCGGCAGTTCCGATTTGAATTTTGGCGGATTTAACGCTGGCGGCAGCAGCACGCAACAATCCCTGATTCCGCCGATCTATCTGGATTTGCGCGTCGAAGCGCGCGATTCGTTGTTGTTGCGCGGCAAACAAATCAATGCTGTTGGTTCCGCAAACTTCACAATCGCCGGAACCCTCAGCGATCCGGATGTGCGCGGAAGGATTGAAGCCGAAAGCGGCTCGGTGCGTTTTCGCGGCCAGCGGTATGAAATCACCAAAGGGTCGTTGGATTTGCCTGCGGGCGGTGGCGAGCCGGTGCTGAATCTGGTGGCCGAGTCCGACATCAGCGGATACAGAGTCTATCTGGATATGTCCGGGCAAACCGATGCGATTGATTTGAAATTGCGCGCCGAACCGCAACTGACGCGCGATGAAATCATTTCGCTGATTACCACCGGGCGAACGGAAACCGGGACCATCGGCAGTCAGGGGTTACCCACGGCTGGCGTAGGCGCGGCGGCTTCACTGCTCTCTTCGGGAATCATTTCCAAACCGACGGAACAATTTTTGGGATTGAGCCGATTTCAAATTGATCCCATCATTCGAGCCAACGCCAACCCTGCGGCGCGCTTAACCGTCGGCCAGCAACTGTCTCGTAATTTTTATTTGAGTTATTCGACCAACCTTGCCACGGAACAGGACCAAACTGCGCTGTCCGAATACACGTTTTCCAACCGGTTTTCTGCGTTGGCAACGTATACACAAGGCGGCAGCGCCGCCCGGCAAGGTGTGCGTGAAGGTGTGTTCACGATTGAACTTCGTGGACGTCAACGATTCTCGCTTGGCTTCATCGCGCCCGCTCCGGATGTGACTGCGGGAACTACAAATCCGACGGCGGCAACGAACAATCGTCCCAAGCTTCCTTCGGCGCAAGTAAAAGTCAGCCCCATTCCTGATTTGAAGATGGACGCAAAAGATTTGCGCGAATTGTTGCCGGTGATGACGCAAGGGTTCAGCCGTTCGCTGGCTCGATTGGGCGAGCGAAGATTGAAGGAGTACTTGCAGGAAAAGGGATACTTTTTCGCTGAGGTCAACTGGCGCTGCGACCCCGTGGATTGCACGCCCGGCAAGGATTTGCGCGTAATGTATGACGTTGACCCGGGGCAGATTTACGACTTGAAAGAGATTCGCATCGAAGGAACCGATGTGATCCGCTGGCAGTCCATCAGCGATGAACTGCAATCTCAAACCGAAAGCAAAGTCGGCGGCATTCCCTTCCTGAAAAACATCCCGCTCATCGGTGGCACGGTACGCGGGTTAACCAGCAATGCCCGATTGAACAGCGACGAAGAATACATTCGCCGCTACCTGGTGGATGTCGGGTACCGCAATGCGCGCGTCAAATCACGGTTGGCTGTCAAACCCGACAGCGATGATTTGATCGTGATTTTTGACGTTGATGAAGGCCAGCAATCGGACATTGCGGATATCATTTTGCGCGGCAATACATTGATTCCGGCCAACGATTTGCGCGAAGTGGTGCCGATTCAAAAAGACGAGGCTTTTTCGCTGACCCGTGCGCGGTTGGGTTCCCAGGCCATTCAACGATTGTATGCTGAACACGGTTACCTGGATGCCAACGCGGAATTACAAATTGTGGAATTGGACGAAGACAGCGTGCAGCTTGTGTATCAAATCAACGAAGGCGCGCGCGCGATCATCAGCGATATTGAAATCAAAGGCATCACCAAAACAGGGCCGGGTTGGATTCGGCGCTATTACGATTTCAAACCCGGCGACGTGCTGACGCCCGGCAAGATCACCCGGACACAACGCGATCTTTACGCGACGAATGCCTTTCGTGAAGTCGCCATTCGCGCGGAACCCATCGGCGGCGATGACGGGTCGGCGCACAAAGTCACGCTCAACCTGACGGAGGCCAAACCCTTGTTGTTCGTTTACGGTTTGGGATATTCGACCGACGATGGCGCCCGCGGGTTGATGGAAATCGCCAACACCAATCTGGGCGGTTCGCTGGATGCGCTCAGCCTGCGATTACGAGGCAGCCGTCGCGAACAGTTCGCCCAGCTTTCTTTCACCGATTTGCGACCGTTTGGCACTCGATTGCCAACGACCATTTCGGTTTTCTACGACCGTAACGGCAATTTGCTTCCGTTCACACGGCAACGGCAAATTCATGATGTCAGTGATCCCGGCGGCACTCGCGAAGACGTTCCCAATAGTGAACCATTCGGGTTGAACCGGTTCGCCGCGTTCATTCAAACCGAGCGCAAACTGGATGAACGCACGTCGTTGCGGTTTCGGTACAATCTGGAACGAGCGAAGCTATTCAATGAACAGAACCTGCCCGAAACGGAAATCACGCGCAATGAACAGGCGATTCGGTTGGGAATGTTTTCTATTGGCTTCACGCACGACACGCGCGACAATGTGCTGAACCCGTCGAACGGCCAGTTGATCAGCTTTGATCATTCAATTGCGTCCAGATTCATGGGCGGCACTGAATCCTTCAATAAGTTTTTTGGCACTTATCAACGGTATAAGACCTTTGCAACGTTTGCGCCCTTACTTCGCAACACCACCTTCGCGTTTTCGGCGCGCCTGGGGATTGCGGATACATTCCGGGATACAGACCGCAACAACGACGGCATCATCAGTGACAGCGAAAAGCGATTGCCAATCAGCGAACGATTCTTTTCCGGCGGCGCAACCACGCTCCGGGGATTCCGGTTTGAAACCGCCGGGCCGCAGGATGTGTTGTTCAACGCCAACCAGAATCCCCAACCGGGTCAACCATTCATTTTGCCGACGCTGGTTCCGGTCGGCGGCGACGCGGTGGCGGTCTTCAATTTCGAGATGCGTTACCCATTGACCGAACGCCTGAGACTTGTGCCTTTTTACGATTTGGGTAATGTTTTCCGGCGCATTAATGACGTCAGTTGGAAAAACATGACTCACACGGTCGGCGTGGGCTTGCGCGTCAATACTCCATTGGGGCCTGTGGGAGTGGATTATGGATTTTTGCTCAATCCACCATCGTTTGCAGTTCCCGGCGTTTCCGGCGCTTTTTTGCAACAACCACGCGGCGCGATTCACATTCGGTTCGGGCAGACGTTCTGA